The Saccopteryx leptura isolate mSacLep1 chromosome 5, mSacLep1_pri_phased_curated, whole genome shotgun sequence nucleotide sequence CAGCTGAGCATGGAGCCTGGTTTGCTTGTCCTCAGACTACACAGCAACCCTCCTTCCAAATGCAAATCCTGTAAAGACacttcatgatttttatttttattgattcttttttgtttcgagagagagaagcatcgatttgttttaccacccatccatgcattcattggttgactcttgtatgtgccctgactggggattgaacctgcaaccttggagtactgggatgatgctctaaccaattgagcttcccagccagggctcaccacGGGTTTCACCTAAGTGAACTATAGTGGTAATTACTTTGAAAGTGCAACCATGGCTGCCTACCATCTCTGAGCCTCACCGTCCATAAGAACTCACAGCCCCCTAGCTGGAGGGTAGAGGGTTCTGAGCTCATTGCCAAACTCCTCGGGGTTTCAGACACTGAAAGCCTTCCTGCCTCTTCTGCTCCCCCAGAGAGAGACACCAAAGGGAAGGTTCTGTGTGTTTCCCAAGGGATTGGGAAGCTCATTCTGCTTCTGGGCTTCCTCTACTTGTTCGTGTGCTCCTTGGACGTCCTCAGCAGTGCCTTCCAGCTGGTCGGAGGTATGGGGAGAGGgtcaggggctggagggggggcATTCCCGTTTGGTTTAGACCCTCGCAACGCAGCCAGCCCTCTCCAGCTGCATTTTAGGACTGGAAGCTACCTCAGGTCATCTCCCGTTTTtcagaggagaaactgaggcctggagcaGTCTTAGGACTGGCGTAGGTGGCTTACGTTGGGAGCCAAGGCATGGCCAGTTCTTTACCGCAGAGAGAAAAGGGTCCCTGGCCTGGGGGAATAATCTTCATCCAGGGCTGAGCATGTGTTCAGTGTGAGAGGGACCCAGAAGTGACATCACCATACAATCGGTCACCTTTGTACCCAAAATGGGTAATGACACTGATAGCTAGCACTTTGAGTGCCTCCCGGCAACAGGCATTTTCAGGGGGCACTGTCTTCAACATCCCTTCTCAAAGCCCTTTCCATTTCTAGAGAGGACGTAGGCTCAGAGAGACCCTCAGGTTCCCAGCCTGTAATCGGCGTAATGAGATTCAAACTCAGATCTGGGTGACACAGAAACCAGGGATTTCTGCAACTCCGGATGCTTTTCTTGAGAACTCATCCTTGTGACTTGGGAGAATTACAGTGGGAGGCACTTGTGAGGAGGCAAGAGGGCCATGCTATCTGAATGCCATTTTGGGTCCCCCTGTTCCGAAGCGGTATCAGCAAGGGGCTTTGCCCTCTGAATATTGCCCCCCCGTCTCTGGGCTTCAGTCTTCTTTATGAAACGGATTGGGGAATGGATTGATGATCTCAGAGGCACACTCAGAAATGACACTCCCAGCATTCAATTACAGGCTGGGGCTAGGGCAAGGGGTTTGAGGGCACTGGGGGGAGATGAGAAGACCCACTCCCGGAGGATAAATCTTGTGAACTGGGAAGACATCCCAGAGACAGGAATTCATTGGCGTCCAGAGGTCAAGTAGAGAATTGAGGCCAGGTTCCTGATCAGAGCAAGCAGAAGAGGGTTGGCCGACAGAGGGAGTGGTGGAAGGGTGGGAGGGTGCAGGATGGAGGCTTGGGGAACGGGGTCTGCGGGTGGGTAGGGCCTGTCTCAGGGCAGTACAGGGAAACTGCACGAGGATTCATGATGCCACAGGGACCAGTGCCCACCTAACCCCTTATCATGTGGCCATGTTTTTCCCCCCCAGGAAAAGTGGCCGGGAAGTTCTTCAACAACAACTCTGTTCTGTCCAACCCTCTGGCGGGGCTGGTGATCGGGGTGCTGGTGACGGTCATGGTGCAGAGCTCCAGCACCTCCACGTCCATCGTCGTCAGCATGGTGGCCTCCTCGCGTGAGTCCGACACTCGTGAGCCCAGACACAGTCCAGGCGTTTCCCTTTGCAGCTGGGAGCCTGAGGTTTACCCTGACTGTGCCCAGGCTTGTCACCATCACCTTCCTACCTTGTCCGGCCCTGACGGGCTGTTCCACTCTGGGTCGCAGGCAGCCTCCTGCTCCTGTTTCCATAGCTGAGTCTAAGAATAGACCCTGATGCCTGACTTACCTGGAGCAGTACTGCCTAGTCCAGCAGCCACTCGCCTGCCTAGTCCAGCAGCCACTCGCCATATGGGCTGTTTAATTCTATTTAACCTCCGTTGatttcagtttaaaatataaagccCAGTTGCTGAGTTGCACGAGCGATATTATAAGGAGTCAGTAGTCATCGGTGGCTAGCAGCTGCCAAATTGAACAGCAAAGATGAGCGTTTCCATCACTGCTCAGCGCTAAGAATAAAGACATCTAATCACATCACACATCGGTTTGGGGGCAGTTGAGCCTGGGAAGCATTCTAAACTTGAACCTACCTGATGTTTGCCCTGGCTTAGTGAGGCAGACCCCTTAAGTAGGACCAGTGAATTTTCAGCCCCAAATAGCATGTTAGCCAAAATTAACTATAGAGCCTTTTCTGGGCCAAATTAGAAAAAGGTATTACTTCTTTAAAATACTTGACTTGCCTATGCCAGGACATGGTGGCAATATACTAATTttgttagaaaaagaaattatactgcCAGGAATTTGCCATAATAAATACACAAGTCTGTCAACATCGTTTTCTGGTCTCCTTTCAGGGGGCCTTACAGCTGAAGAATTCagaaaagtacttttaaattaGGGCCCAGAGAAGAGCTTCTTGGGGTCTGTGGACTCCCTGAAATTGTGTGCTAAAAGCTCTTTTTGGTCCAGGTGCCCATTGCTATGGAGAACTTTGGCCAGGTTCACGGCGAGGTGCAGAGCCCAGAGGCTGGGAACGCTGCTCTCAGGGCCTGGGAGCCTGATGAGCTCGGCCAGCCTGGGGCGCCTCGGGAACCTGGCCAGGGGCCTTCCTAAAACGGGCTGCCTTGCTAACGGACTGTTTCCTACGCTCCAGTGCTCACGGTGCGGGCCGCCATCCCCATCATCATGGGAGCCAACATTGGGACCTCCATCACCAACACCCTGGTGGCGCTCATGCAGGCAGGGGACCGGAAAGTGTTCAGAAGGTAGGACGTTCAGAACCAGCCCTTGCCACCATCAGGCCCGTTGGTTTTGGCCAGGTTGTCGTACCTACCTTTAAAGAGCCAATGAGGACATGCTTGTCATTCCTAGATCACTTATTACTGGCCACAGTGAACTGCAGCCGAGGGTAAGGACCACAGGCTTAATCAGCCTCCCAGTCTGCATAGCAGGGATAATAACGGCATCCCCGCTGTGATGTCTAAAGCAGTAAACACACCTGTACGGGTAAATACCCAGCaaggtgcctggcacagagtcagGGCTTTCGAAATACAAGCCCTCGCCAGAAGCTCACCTGCTGCATGGTGTAGTTAAAACGAGGATTCACTGTCTTGCTCAGTCAGAAATAATTATAAACCTGGAGCTTCCATTCTTGGCCAGCTCAACCCATGccacattttctttgtattttacttgcctgccagtgAAAAGCAAAATGTAGTTTTGTGGATGCATAAGATGAAAATGGGGcatgttgggccctggccgggtagctcagttggttaggacaTCGTTCTGATATGCAAGgtttatgggttcaatccccggtcagggcacgtacaggaacagattgatgtttctgtctgtctgtctctctctcccccttcctctctctctaaaatcaatactaatttttttttttttttaaagaaagaaaatgggcctgaccaggtggtagcgcagtagatagagcgttggactgggatgcggaagacccaggttcgagaccccgaggtcgccagcttgagcgtgggctcatctggtttgagcaaagcttaccagcctggacccaaggtcgctggctcgagcaaggggttactcgatctgctgtagccccccctcccccagtcaaggcacttatgagaaagcaatcaatgaacaactaaggtgtcgcaatgcgcaatgaaaaactgatgattgatgcttctcatctctcttcgttcctgtctgtctgtctgtccctatttgtccctctctctgactctaaaaaaaaaagaaagaaagaaaaagaaaatggggcaCATTGGATCCAAGCAAAGGGAACCTCTTTCTTCCAAAAGGTTAATGTAAAAATTAAGCACATTTCCTGGCCTTTCTTCTAACAAGCGACAGACTTTTTACTTCCTAAGTTAGAGCGTTTTCAGCCTGTGTCCATGATGCTTGCGCTGTGTGGGTCCAGCAGACAGCCTTGCAGGCTGGCTGGGAGGCCAGCAAACACCCCCCCTCTTCCTTTGGTCCCTGGTGAAACAGTACCGCACACTTTCCAGGGTGTTTGCCCATCTGGTCTTCTCAGGAAGCCGAGTGGGCTTTTCTGCACCCCATTGAATGCACGTAGAAGTGCGAAGAGGTTCAGTCACTTCACTGAGGGGCATGGCTGGGATTCTAGGTTTTGTTATTCCAGATTTTGGATTCTCTTCAATGCTACACAAATTTTTGCCACTGGATAacctatgaaataataaacatacCATCTCTGGAGGTGTCTGCACGTAGGAATATAACTGACCTTGCTCAGCCCTGTTTGGGATATTTAAACAGATTGACCTTCCTGGGATGGGGTCCCCTCCTGCAGGGCTTTTGCTGGGGCCACCGTCCACGACTTCTTCAACTGGCTCTCCGTGCTGGTGCTCCTGCCCGTGGAGGCCACCACCCACTACCTGGAGATCCTGACCAACCTGGTGGTAGAGTCCTTCCACTTCCGAAACGGAGAAGATGCCCCGGCGCTCCTCAAAGTCATTACGGACCCCTTCACAAAGCGGATTATCCAGGTAGCCTGGCTTCCCTCTGAAAGGGAAGGTGCCACGCCCTCCCCTCGCCCTCTGCCCAGCTCCACCGGGGACGGACGGCGGCCTCCAAACATTGCTACCGGCTGCCTCTGAAAAAGGCCGAGGGAAGCAGAGCTGGGAACCCTAGTAGAGTAGTTGGcctttttttgtttccttgacTTAAACGTGCATGTCATGttgagggagggggcaggaggtggCGAGTGCTTCTCAAGACGCAGACGCTGCCCATTGGACCTGGGGGCCACGTTGTTCCCCCTCCAGACTTCAGCATCACTGGGCTCACTGGTGAAGGTTTCTACTTCTAGCCAAAATAGAAAGATTACTacccttccctcccacctcacCCCTCTGGTCACCAGGGTCTGTCCATACCATTAAAATGAAAGAAGGCTTTGTGACTGTTGCCCAGCTTAGACCTTGCCCTTTCACACTCGTCTGGTGGACCCTGTTGTTCAGTCATCCGGTGAATACCTACACGCTTTCTCAATGCCAGCCCACTGTTCACATGACCATTCGTTTATTTATCAAGCACTTGCTGGTGTCTGGGTGCTGGGTTCCCCTGTGGGAGTTGAGAGGGTGAGTCCCAGCTCACCACTGCAGGCCCTCGCAGTCTGTTCCAGTCCTCAGAGCTCCTGTTTACAGCAGCCCTGGTGTGTCCCCGCCGCCTCAGCTCTGAGCATGTGCTGACTCTCTGTCTATTGCCTTCCTCAGCTGGATAAAAAAGTTATCAACCAGATTGCAATGAATGATGCAGCAGCTCAAAACAAGAGTCTGATCAAGATTTGGTGCAAAACTTTTACCAACGTGGTAAGTTTCTAAGAATATTGCTATGcgggcaaactttttttttttaattgtatatattgttttgagagagagaaaggaagggagagagagagacagaaacatcgtttgttccacttatttatgcattcattggttgattcttgcatgtgccctggaTGGGGATCGATCCCACAACCTTgctgtatcaggacgatgctctaagcaactgagctacccagccagggcctggtgaaCTCTTGTGTCTGTACTTTAGGCAACTTCTTTCAAAGTGGGCAAatagaaaggatggaaaaataaaaattggggaCTCCTGAAAAATCAAAACTGGCTGGGGAAGAGTCCATAACAATCAGCCCTTGAATGCTGGGTGGACAGACAGACTGCAGTAGGACAGAGACCGCCCTTTGCCCCATCCCATGTCACTGATGCATTATTTCCACTTGGCATTATTTTCATGTCTCTTGGCTTCTCTCTGGCTGCCTCTGTTCCCATTTACGGAGGGACCCGTGGGAACAGTGCAGCACGCTTACAGGTGCACACGCTCTCCCCAACGTGATGCATACCATTTCTCGTGTTTGACATCCAGACTCAGGTGAACGTCACCGTCCCCTCGGTTGAGAACTGCACGTCCCCCTCCTTCTGTTGGACAGATGGTTTCCACACCTGGACCATCAAGAATGTGACCTACCGGGAGAATATTGCTAAATGTGAGCAGAACTCACAGCCTCCGCCACTGGGACGGACGTCTGGGGTGCTCGTAGCTAACAACCGAGATTCCGTTACTGTGAGACAGAGGAATAAGATGGGAATAAAAAGCAGTCCGCGGCCATgcgggtgggtgggggtggagggcccATGCCCCTCTAATAAGGACTTCCCATGGCTTCTTCAGGCCAGCACATCTTTGTGACGGCCAACCTCCTGGATCTTGTTGTTGGCATCATCCTGCTGGTGACTTCCCTGCTGGTGCTCTGTGGCTGTCTGATCTTGATCGTTAAGCTTCTAGGCTCTGTGCTCAAGGGGCAAGTGGCTGTTGTCATCAAGAAGACCATCAATACTGGTAGGGGCACTGACCCCCCCACTTGGGCTTTCTGGGGGATGGCATCTCTGTTGCCATTGCAGGGGGCTCCTTTTAGATTGTCACTTGGCAGTAGCCTCCACATAGagtgagagacggagagagaaagaaaggggggaggagcaggaagcatcaactcccatatgtgctgtgatgagacaagtgcagggttttgaaccggtgacctcagcgttccaggttgacgctttatccactgcgccaccacaggccaggctggagttGTTCTCTTGAACTTGAAAAGCGGCCGAGGTTAAGGCACCCCTCGTCCTTGAAATGGTGGTGCTTGGTGGTTTGGTTGAGACTGGGGAGCAAGAACAAGCTCCCACTGCATGCTTGCAAGGTCCCGAGAAAGCCAGCTCACTTCCAGAGAGCCGTGAAGGCCTTGCTCCCTGGCTggtcccccctcccacccctacccccccacTTTGCGTGCTCCCCGTCCCCTCCCCAGGTCCTGTGGGGGCGCCAGCGAGGCCTTCCAGTCATGCCTTCCTACAAGGGGTGTGACAGATCTCTCCTTTCTGCCTCCCagatttccccttcccctttgccTGGCTGACCGGCTACATGGCCATCCTCGTGGGGGCGGGCATGACCTTCATCGTGCAGAGCAGCTCGGTGTTCACGTCCACTATAACCCCGCTGATCGGTGAGTTTCTCCGGCTTCTCTGTGGCCATCCCCTGTCCTCCCCGGGGCTGAGGTGATGAGCGCTGTTTCCCGTAGGCGTCGGCGTGATAACCATCGAGAGGGCGTATCCGCTCACGCTGGGCTCCAACATtggcaccaccaccaccgccattATGGCCGCCTTAGCCAGTCCTGGCAATACCCTGAAGAACTCACTCCAGGTCAGGAAATAACACAGGGGGCAGAGGTTCTGTGGGTGGGATACACCCCATCTGTGGTCCGGAGAGCATGCGATTCCTAGCAGAGCGCCAGCGTTGCTCTGTGAGGTCtaagactgggatgtggaggagcaGCCACAGTTAAGGCCACATCTACTCCTTAGCGAGGTAGTGAGACTCCCATCCCTGGCAGTTGTTTAAACAAAGGTGGGGTGACTACTTGACAGAGGTAGAGTATTCAGGAAgcacagacacccccccccccacttctgtcTCCTCCACCCTTTTAGGGAACTTGGCCTGGGCCCGGCGTTAAATAGAACCAGGGGTGATTCTTCTGCCTTGCCTGGaacagctgggtgaccttgggcaagaagGCCTTTGGCATTTGAATATTGTCTCGCCATTTACACACTAAATGACCTCAGTCAGGTGGCCCAGCCTTCATCCCTATCTCattaggattattattattattataaagatcTGAGGGTCTGTCCTGTCTAAAGCCatgctgtccaatagaaatataatgtgagtGTAGAATATAAATTTGAGTCACCCATTTATTGAAATTTCTTAGTAGccccatattaaaaaaaaaaaaatttttaaagaaacaggaagatcaattttaatgatgtatttattaaacccatgaccttggcaatCAAAATGTTAAAAGTGAGATATTTTACAGTCTCTTCTTGACGAAGTCTTTGAAATCCAATGTGTCTTTTATGTTTCCAGCACATCTTAATGTGAAGTAGCCGCATTCAAAGTGCTTAGTTGCCAAGCGTGGTTAGTGGCTAGTATATCAGACCAAAGCCTCTAGAATGCGTGTGACACATAGTGGAAGGACAGGGGACAGACAGTACATGGCTCTGGAGCCAGGctacctgggtttgaaacccacCTCGACCCTCTCTCATCTGTCTGACTTTGGGAAAATAGTCTAACCTCACGGTGCCTCGATTTCCTCTTACATCAAACGGGGGCACTATTGATTGCCACCTCGTAGGATATCGTTTGAGGCTTGAAGTAATCCAcagaaagtgcttagaacagttgTCTCACCCATATTGTGTCTACCATAAATGTCCGCTGCTGGTGCTGCCGCCaccatctttcctcctctctccccgccagccctcccaccccccagaATGGGGTATTGAGCCGAGAAAGCCAGCTATCCTGTgagcctttccttcctcctttcagcTCTTAACTGCTCAGCCGGAAACAGCAGGGTCAAGACCCAGGCTAGCAGTGGGCACAGTCCTGAGGTTCATTGGTAGAGAATGCCTAATGGACTGCAGGCTGTGAAAACTGAGCTGTCATTCAACTGGTCACCTCCCATTTCTACCTCCCCTCAATCCCAGTCACATGTAGACCCTCAGGCAATACAGGTCCCGTCTAGGCTGAGCTATGGAGACAAGGAGAACCCGTGACTCTGTCTGCTAGGTGACACTTTCCTTCTCCCCACCATGCGACATGCCATTCACCCGTCCAATCTCTTGTGTTGCAGATTGCCCTGTGCCACTTTTTCTTCAACATCACAGGCATCCTCCTGTGGTACCCAATCCCGTTCGCCCGCCTGCCCATCCGCCTGGCCAAGGGGCTGGGCACCATCTCAGCTAAGTACCGCTGGTTTGCCATCTTCTACCTAGTTGTCTTCTTCTTCATGGTCCCGCTGACAGTGTTTGGCCTCTCGCTGGCCGGGTGGCCAGTGCTGGTGGGCGTGGGGGTGCCCGTCGTTGTGGTGATCCTTCTGGTGGTGGTGCTGAAGCTCCTGCAGTCCCGCTGCCCACACGTCCTGCCCAAGGTGCTACAGACCTGGGGTTTCCTGCCCCTGTGTTTGCACTCGCTGAGGCCCTGGGACCACGTGATCTCCATAGTCACCGGCTGCTGCCTGCGACGCTGCTGCTGCATCTGCTGCCGCGTCTGCTGCCGCATCTGCTGCACGCTCTGCTGCCCCAGGTCCTGCCGCTGCTGCAAGTGCTGCCAGCAAGCGGAGGAGGCGCAGGAGCAGGACATCCACATCAAGGCCCCCGAGAGCTTCCGTAACACGGCCGTGATTGGAGAGGCCCAGGACGGGGTCCCCAAGTCCCAGGGGGATGCCCCGGCCGCAGACACCAGCTCCGGCAGCACAGCCTTGTAGGGGCGGCCCCAAGGCGGGAGGAGGGGCCCCCAGTCTGCCGCGCTCCCTTGTGGTTCTGCACACTCTTCTCCACTTCTCCGAGACATGGCATCGGCGCTCGCTCTCATTCTCATTCCCCTTCATGCAGTGTACCGACCGGCATGATTGTTTTGTCTCCGCCCCTGCTTCCTGGGTCTTCCATTCCCGGGAAGGTACAGAAAGAGACCTAGACAATGAAGCCTGGCTAGAAAAAtgaccccacccacccacccacccccacacacGGGTGGGTTGGCCAATAGGATTTATTTTCAGACTTCAACCGTCCTCTTCTGAAGTCCCAAGGGCAAATTTTATGGGAGGATCTCGAAGATGCGCACATATACACATGTTTTTCTTATTGTGGTAAAATGCTCCTTGACTGAGGGCTAACTTCAAACTACAGCAGCTGCCTCTCAGGCATGCGTGCCCCAGAGCAGCCCTGCTCGGGGGAAGCAGACCTGGGGGAACGTAGGTGTGGGCCTTTCTCTGCCCAGTGATCCCACTTTCCCTGTCAAGGTTTCTGCACCGGGGCAGGTACGGCTAGTCCAGGCTTTTACCTGCGGCGTCCCCGAGGTTCCGGGGTGGGAGCGCCCTCAGGAAGCACTTGGGCTCGCCTGTTGCCCCGTCTTTCTAGGAGGAGAGCGGCCCTGTTCTGAGCTGAGCAGGTGGAGGATGAGAGTGTTCTGAGCTGGGCAGGTGGAGGATGAGAGTGTTCTGAGCTGGGCAGGTGGAGGATGAGAGTGTTCTGAGCTGGGCAGGTGGAGGATGAGAGTGTTCTGAGCTGGGCAGGTGGAGGATGAGAGTGTTCTGAGCTGGGCAGGTGGAAGATGAGACTGGACGATGGCGAGCACTGGGGAAGAGATGGTCTGTCTGCTAAAAGGGCCTGGGGTTCTTTTGAATTGGGCTATTATGAGAGCCAAGTTGACTGTCATAGCTAAAGCCTAGTGCTGCACTTGGTCAGATTAAAATCATTCCCATTGAGTCCCCCAGACTCCGGTCCTGAGTCCCCTCCACTGCCACCGCCTTGAGCCCCAGGAAGGCCCTGAGCACAGGACAGTTGTTTATACCTATCTGCTCCCTCTCTGCAGGTTGCCTGTCTGGGTCAGctcccatccattcatccagaCACTCTTTCCAGACATTCTCCCGTTTCCCCGAGGTAGATGAATTTGATTTCCTGCTCTCTTGCTACCTGCAGAGCTCCAAGCTTTTCTCCCCGGTTGGAAACAAGGGCCTGCCTGGACTCCCCAGAACCATGATCAAGCGGCAGTAGGGCCCGTGGGCCCAAGGGTACTCTTCTTAACCCAGATGCCTTCTGTGCCTTCTAGAGTCCCCCATTGTGTTCACCCCCTTGTCccccactgctcctcacctcccaTTCTCCCTGGAGAATGAGCTTCAACCAAGTCTGGACAAagtctggggggaggggtggtgccACCACACTCCAAGATCCatccatcatcttttttttttaacagagacagagagagggataggtagggacagacagacaggaatggagagagatgagaagcatcaatcatcagtttttcattgtgacaccttagttcattgattgctttctcacatgtgccttgaccgggagccttcagcagacaaagtaaccccttgctcaagccagcgaccttgggtccaagctggtgagctttttgctcaagccagatgagcctgcgctcaagctgacgaccttggggtctcgaacctgggtcctccgcatcccagtccgatgctctatccactacgccaccgcctggccaggccatCCATCATCTTAATAGGTCAGGATACCCaactgagccctgccctgcccttccccATGTAGATACCAATTCCCTAACAGAGCCATTTATGCGCCATATTTATAATCATGTACTGTACAGCTTATAAAAGTTCCATAGCAAATGGCAGTGTGATTTGGGTTGGGGCTCTCATTTGGAAATGTAAAGGAAAGatcatctttgtattttttgtaatGCTGGCTTCTCACATCCCTGTTAGCTATGCCCACACCCCACTCTGTAAATACATAAGCTGGGCCTGATTGGGGCGATGGCCCTCTTTACACTCTGTAAATTGGATCCTTGTACTTGcattgattgtatttttttttttactggttgtggaaagggagaaataaaaagataaagtcaAAAGAAGTGTATTGTTTTCAATTACAGGAAAATAAGGGCCTCCTGGATCTAGTTCCTAAAAATTGGAGGTCATTTTCCTCACTGAATGTTACTACTCACCGGCGGGGCCAGCTACATAATTTGTTGGGCTTGGTCAAAAGCAGGAAAGTGCCATGACCAGTATTAAGGACAGGAAGCTTTCCTTTCTTGCATGGTCTCTTTTGACttgtcttttttaagtttttgctaTTTCCAGATCATCTTCAACCTGTGATGCAGTGTGTCCCTATAAACCCATtgtaaattgaaaacattttacgttaaaaatgcatttaattcaCCTAACCTACTGAACACCATACCTTAGCCTAGGCTACCTTAACTGTGCTCAGCACAACTGGCAACACAGCACACAGCAGAGGATCGGTTCTTGACccttgtggtttcgaacctgggtcctcaatgtcccaggtcggtgctctacccactgcaccgccacctggtcaggctcttggttACTTGTTTTGCTGCCAGGAAGTTTTGGGTTGAATGGAAAGCATGCCCTTGGGGCTGTCAGTGCCCCTGCTTGCTCAGTGGCAAAGCGCCTTGCTCTTGGCTTTGAGTCCTGCTGCACTCGCCCGGTGAgtctgcaggagtctgtcctcgGGGGCATTGCAAATGTCCAGCCTTTTCCTTGGCTCGCCTCCTGCTGCTCAACCAGCTCCCTCTGCTCAGCTCTCAGCCTCCCTTCCGTTCTCCTTCCCCCAAcgcccaggggtctccaaacacTGTACCCCAGATGTCCATGGAGGAAGCCCCACTCGGGACATCCTAGCACACTGACCCTTTCCTGTGCAGGATAATGGAACTCCTTCAAAGCTGCAGAGGCCCAGGGCAGGCCTGGGAGCAATTCCCGCGGCAGAGGGCAGCCCCCTCCACCCTCCGGCCCCT carries:
- the SLC34A2 gene encoding sodium-dependent phosphate transport protein 2B, translating into MAPWPEVENAQPNPSKYIEGTTAEKLKETEKNDTGTSVTKIELLPSHSTVALIEEPTEEPTDVEDPWDLPELKHKGIRWSERDTKGKVLCVSQGIGKLILLLGFLYLFVCSLDVLSSAFQLVGGKVAGKFFNNNSVLSNPLAGLVIGVLVTVMVQSSSTSTSIVVSMVASSLLTVRAAIPIIMGANIGTSITNTLVALMQAGDRKVFRRAFAGATVHDFFNWLSVLVLLPVEATTHYLEILTNLVVESFHFRNGEDAPALLKVITDPFTKRIIQLDKKVINQIAMNDAAAQNKSLIKIWCKTFTNVTQVNVTVPSVENCTSPSFCWTDGFHTWTIKNVTYRENIAKCQHIFVTANLLDLVVGIILLVTSLLVLCGCLILIVKLLGSVLKGQVAVVIKKTINTDFPFPFAWLTGYMAILVGAGMTFIVQSSSVFTSTITPLIGVGVITIERAYPLTLGSNIGTTTTAIMAALASPGNTLKNSLQIALCHFFFNITGILLWYPIPFARLPIRLAKGLGTISAKYRWFAIFYLVVFFFMVPLTVFGLSLAGWPVLVGVGVPVVVVILLVVVLKLLQSRCPHVLPKVLQTWGFLPLCLHSLRPWDHVISIVTGCCLRRCCCICCRVCCRICCTLCCPRSCRCCKCCQQAEEAQEQDIHIKAPESFRNTAVIGEAQDGVPKSQGDAPAADTSSGSTAL